The following proteins are co-located in the Eriocheir sinensis breed Jianghai 21 chromosome 34, ASM2467909v1, whole genome shotgun sequence genome:
- the LOC127007127 gene encoding uncharacterized protein LOC127007127 isoform X5, with the protein MGGGRSSSSEGGEERRKPHALPPLAQKPRTPAIAASPLENELASHFIGSPPPSGLRRSDCGYGLSVDSVGEEEGSGGEEERTVYRPTDPSLEASQPKITLNTAPRRGSPPPPHAIVSAENITSTPTSAISLRCLASAATETLALHQALTPPPKLVTYRAQGGADAVQEWVPDEDGGLATPPRKCSSPSIRDLPSPLLGRSALGSRPPPPLQSTRRTSCCELWDLHHYFMESTVSPVALQYSLGLSLNVFRCEAYKSTVAHVCESQKISSVTYLVEKIKEISTIKCILHCYILCNKKPWQKFIA; encoded by the exons ATGGGCGGCGGGCGGTCCAGCAGTAGCGAGGGTGGCGAGGAGCGACGCAAGCCACACGCCCTGCCGCCCCTCGCCCAGAAGCCCCGCACCCCGGCCATTGCG GCGAGTCCGCTGGAAAATGAGTTAGCGTCACACTTCATTGGGTCGCCACCGCCATCAGGGCTTCGGCGGAGTGACTGCGGCTACGGCCTCAGTGTGGacagtgtgggggaggaggagggcagcggTGGTGAGGAGGAGCGCACTGTTTACCGCCCCACTGACCCCTCACTGGAGGCCTCGCAGCCCAAGATCACCCTCAACACCGCCCCCCGCCGAGGCTCGCCTCCCCCGCCACATGCCATTGTGTCCGCTGAGAAtatcacctccacccccacctctgCCATCTCCCTCCGGTGCCTGGCCTCTGCTGCCACTGAGACTCTTGCCCTCCATCAAGCCCTCACGCCCCCCCCAAAGCTGGTCACCTACCGGGCCCAAGGTGGGGCCGACGCCGTCCAG GAATGGGTGCCAGATGAGGACGGTGGTTTGGCTACACCCCCCCGCAAgtgctcctctccttccatccggGACCTGCCCTCCCCCCTCCTGGGCCGCAGTGCCCTTGGCAGCCGCCCACCTCCACCACTTCAATCTACCCGAAGAACCAG CTGCTGTGAGCTCTGGGATCTTCACCATTATTTCATGGAGAGTACAGTCAGTCCTGTAGCCCTGCAATACTCACTGGGTTTGTCTTTGAACGTGTTTCGTTGTGAAGCTTATAAATCAACTGTAGCGCATGTTTGTGAGTCACAGAAAATTAGTTCTGTTACTTATCTCGTCGAAAAGATCAAAGAAATTTCTACTATAAAATGTATTTTGCATTGTTATATACTGTGTAACAAAAAACCTTGGCAGAAATTTATAGCTTAA
- the LOC127007127 gene encoding uncharacterized protein LOC127007127 isoform X3 — translation MKQAMKGSRGDAGRRRRSQGGDVMGGGRSSSSEGGEERRKPHALPPLAQKPRTPAIAASPLENELASHFIGSPPPSGLRRSDCGYGLSVDSVGEEEGSGGEEERTVYRPTDPSLEASQPKITLNTAPRRGSPPPPHAIVSAENITSTPTSAISLRCLASAATETLALHQALTPPPKLVTYRAQGGADAVQEWVPDEDGGLATPPRKCSSPSIRDLPSPLLGRSALGSRPPPPLQSTRRTSCCELWDLHHYFMESTVSPVALQYSLGLSLNVFRCEAYKSTVAHVCESQKISSVTYLVEKIKEISTIKCILHCYILCNKKPWQKFIA, via the exons GTCTCAGGGCGGGGATGTGATGGGCGGCGGGCGGTCCAGCAGTAGCGAGGGTGGCGAGGAGCGACGCAAGCCACACGCCCTGCCGCCCCTCGCCCAGAAGCCCCGCACCCCGGCCATTGCG GCGAGTCCGCTGGAAAATGAGTTAGCGTCACACTTCATTGGGTCGCCACCGCCATCAGGGCTTCGGCGGAGTGACTGCGGCTACGGCCTCAGTGTGGacagtgtgggggaggaggagggcagcggTGGTGAGGAGGAGCGCACTGTTTACCGCCCCACTGACCCCTCACTGGAGGCCTCGCAGCCCAAGATCACCCTCAACACCGCCCCCCGCCGAGGCTCGCCTCCCCCGCCACATGCCATTGTGTCCGCTGAGAAtatcacctccacccccacctctgCCATCTCCCTCCGGTGCCTGGCCTCTGCTGCCACTGAGACTCTTGCCCTCCATCAAGCCCTCACGCCCCCCCCAAAGCTGGTCACCTACCGGGCCCAAGGTGGGGCCGACGCCGTCCAG GAATGGGTGCCAGATGAGGACGGTGGTTTGGCTACACCCCCCCGCAAgtgctcctctccttccatccggGACCTGCCCTCCCCCCTCCTGGGCCGCAGTGCCCTTGGCAGCCGCCCACCTCCACCACTTCAATCTACCCGAAGAACCAG CTGCTGTGAGCTCTGGGATCTTCACCATTATTTCATGGAGAGTACAGTCAGTCCTGTAGCCCTGCAATACTCACTGGGTTTGTCTTTGAACGTGTTTCGTTGTGAAGCTTATAAATCAACTGTAGCGCATGTTTGTGAGTCACAGAAAATTAGTTCTGTTACTTATCTCGTCGAAAAGATCAAAGAAATTTCTACTATAAAATGTATTTTGCATTGTTATATACTGTGTAACAAAAAACCTTGGCAGAAATTTATAGCTTAA